The proteins below are encoded in one region of Arenibacter algicola:
- a CDS encoding AAA family ATPase — protein sequence MAYANYHAIGRKIENYFKGGEDTDCFKALERNGYKLVKKSSKDMYDKLYKLKEEFLKEWPIERIKTMTLEEYTNLDKETSFCYWLEATTTDLGSIWGGSAYKFGIFKRKDLESENYNNKRMSDGEYSWYGKYGNTKEQAYDTVRSLIVSIAKAAKSDTIEAIDKVDLGHAYKWKIAFLYGDFNCLNAFKLDALRVIASNLGIDYDNKTPDSKFHKEILKLKPVEIDYFTWSHKLWKQYEMGLIDVRKDFAKWLNTNTYESYRAYLGNTNKSIETRLDEINDFFDDVDFFLVDPSNINGLVNTILFLMSKTERVKNPDFIEYDSKNSNGIPKAILGKNNYIKFLKENFDYKGPEYWLFQGSPDRYDLEKAIGEELLETFTVSSHSSSIKTGDKVIIWISGKNSGCYGLAEVRSNPYESPTEKDDELWKVENMNNLVVDIQLTHNLYATPILKEEIDDFPELRNLNVGISGTNFRATKEQFEKLLSLVEGEDSISFEEVLSKYNEADLKAYFTFLFEILDKFQIEKGDNRLHYSTKRNRISFIIGQRYSWALFRSNKKGKYWVLSKDRIRPDSIKFEGNLPHPYYTYTQRPDYSPDELKSIYDGFDQELTRTAKSGFRKHTDLAFEEAVFDNAFRAKYGKIITMVNRNKVLNTILYGPPGTGKTYKLREKYFERFTISESSISKEQFIINQVADLTWWQTFAIALYDLGKTSVNELLEHEIVKAKTSLSNAKNIRPIAWSRMQAHTVPECPNVNVVDRSEPSLFCKEADSEWYVVKDKVESLYPEGIKLLEEIRDFKPNEDTVIKNYEFVTFHQSFGYEDFVEGIKPKLEEGNSTLEYEIKDGIFKKLCQRAIQDPHNDYAIFIDEINRGNVSAIFGELITLIEDDKRIDQPQELKLKLPYSKTEFGVPSNLYIIGTMNTADRSVEALDTALRRRFVFEEVMPDPTLLSTITFDGFNLEQVLTTINDRIEALLDRDHTIGHSYFIKLNSGDAEGLSNVFKNNIVPLLQEYFYNDYEKIALVLGSGFVEEKGAKRVYFPKYNNIAVPELEQSFELITNIDDVEEAVGLLLGISYE from the coding sequence ATGGCCTATGCCAATTACCATGCAATTGGCAGAAAAATAGAAAATTATTTTAAGGGTGGAGAAGATACGGATTGCTTTAAGGCATTGGAGCGAAACGGGTATAAGTTGGTAAAAAAGTCAAGTAAGGATATGTACGATAAACTATACAAGCTTAAAGAAGAATTTTTAAAAGAGTGGCCCATAGAGCGGATAAAGACGATGACACTGGAGGAGTACACCAATCTGGATAAGGAAACATCTTTTTGTTATTGGTTGGAAGCTACAACTACCGATTTAGGTAGTATTTGGGGTGGATCGGCATATAAGTTTGGGATTTTTAAACGTAAAGATCTAGAATCTGAAAATTATAATAACAAACGAATGTCTGATGGTGAATATTCCTGGTATGGCAAATATGGTAACACCAAAGAGCAAGCATATGACACAGTCAGAAGTTTGATAGTTAGTATTGCCAAAGCTGCAAAAAGCGATACTATTGAGGCTATTGATAAAGTTGATCTAGGTCATGCTTACAAATGGAAAATCGCTTTTTTATACGGTGATTTCAATTGTTTAAATGCTTTTAAGTTAGATGCCTTAAGAGTTATTGCCTCTAACCTTGGAATTGATTATGATAATAAAACCCCAGATTCTAAATTTCATAAAGAGATTTTAAAATTAAAACCTGTAGAAATTGATTACTTTACCTGGAGCCATAAGTTGTGGAAACAGTACGAGATGGGTTTGATTGATGTTAGAAAAGACTTTGCTAAATGGTTAAATACCAACACCTATGAGTCTTATAGAGCCTATCTTGGCAATACCAACAAAAGTATAGAAACCAGGCTTGATGAAATAAATGATTTTTTTGATGATGTTGATTTTTTTCTTGTAGACCCAAGTAATATTAATGGATTGGTTAACACCATCTTATTCTTAATGAGTAAAACAGAACGTGTTAAAAACCCCGATTTTATTGAATACGACTCTAAAAACAGCAACGGTATACCAAAGGCTATTTTGGGCAAAAACAATTACATTAAATTTTTAAAGGAAAATTTTGACTATAAAGGGCCAGAATACTGGCTGTTTCAAGGAAGTCCAGATAGGTATGATTTGGAAAAGGCGATAGGGGAAGAATTATTAGAAACTTTTACCGTTTCTTCACACAGCAGTTCAATTAAAACAGGAGATAAGGTAATTATTTGGATTTCTGGAAAAAATTCTGGGTGTTACGGCTTGGCAGAAGTACGTTCAAACCCATATGAAAGCCCTACTGAAAAGGATGATGAATTATGGAAGGTTGAAAACATGAATAATTTAGTAGTCGATATTCAACTTACCCATAATTTATATGCCACACCTATATTAAAAGAAGAGATCGATGATTTCCCTGAATTAAGGAATTTAAATGTTGGCATTAGTGGTACTAATTTTAGGGCAACAAAAGAGCAATTTGAAAAACTTCTTAGTCTTGTTGAAGGAGAAGACAGTATATCATTTGAAGAAGTGCTATCAAAGTACAATGAAGCTGACCTAAAAGCGTATTTTACATTTTTATTTGAAATACTCGATAAATTTCAAATTGAAAAGGGAGATAATAGACTGCATTATAGTACAAAGAGAAATAGAATAAGCTTTATTATTGGACAACGCTATTCATGGGCGTTATTTAGATCAAACAAAAAGGGTAAATATTGGGTACTATCTAAAGACAGAATAAGGCCTGATAGTATTAAGTTTGAAGGCAATCTACCCCACCCTTACTACACTTATACACAGAGACCTGATTATTCTCCAGATGAGCTAAAATCTATTTACGATGGATTTGATCAAGAATTAACTAGAACGGCAAAATCAGGATTTAGAAAGCACACGGACTTGGCATTTGAAGAAGCAGTTTTTGATAATGCATTTAGAGCAAAATATGGTAAAATTATAACAATGGTCAACCGGAACAAGGTTTTAAACACAATTTTGTATGGCCCTCCAGGTACTGGCAAAACCTACAAATTAAGAGAAAAGTATTTCGAGAGATTTACTATCAGTGAAAGTTCTATTTCAAAAGAACAATTCATCATAAATCAAGTCGCAGATTTAACATGGTGGCAAACTTTTGCAATTGCTTTATACGATCTGGGCAAGACATCTGTAAATGAATTATTGGAACATGAAATTGTAAAGGCTAAAACAAGTCTGTCCAATGCAAAGAATATTAGGCCAATCGCATGGAGTAGGATGCAGGCACACACAGTTCCGGAATGTCCCAATGTGAACGTCGTTGATAGAAGCGAGCCTTCTCTTTTTTGCAAGGAAGCCGATTCTGAATGGTATGTTGTAAAAGATAAAGTTGAAAGTTTATATCCGGAGGGCATTAAATTATTGGAGGAGATCAGGGATTTCAAACCAAATGAAGATACGGTAATCAAGAATTATGAGTTTGTCACTTTTCATCAATCCTTTGGTTATGAAGATTTTGTTGAGGGTATAAAGCCTAAACTAGAAGAAGGGAATTCCACCTTAGAATACGAAATTAAAGATGGCATTTTTAAGAAATTATGTCAACGGGCCATTCAAGATCCGCATAATGATTATGCCATTTTCATTGATGAAATTAATAGGGGCAATGTTTCTGCCATATTTGGAGAGCTCATAACGTTAATAGAAGACGATAAAAGAATTGACCAGCCACAAGAATTAAAACTAAAATTGCCTTATTCAAAAACTGAATTTGGGGTGCCTTCAAACCTATATATCATTGGCACCATGAACACAGCCGATAGAAGTGTGGAAGCTTTGGATACCGCCCTTAGAAGAAGGTTTGTGTTTGAGGAAGTGATGCCAGACCCAACACTTTTGTCAACCATAACTTTTGATGGTTTTAACCTGGAACAAGTACTTACCACTATCAATGACCGAATTGAAGCATTATTGGATAGGGATCATACCATTGGGCATTCGTACTTCATTAAATTGAATAGTGGTGATGCAGAAGGGCTATCCAACGTATTCAAAAACAACATTGTTCCCTTATTGCAGGAATACTTTTATAATGATTACGAGAAAATTGCTTTGGTATTAGGTAGTGGGTTTGTGGAAGAAAAGGGAGCTAAAAGAGTTTACTTTCCCAAGTACAATAATATTGCCGTGCCGGAATTGGAACAAAGCTTTGAACTAATAACCAACATTGATGATGTAGAAGAGGCCGTTGGCCTTTTATTGGGTATCTCGTATGAGTAA
- a CDS encoding UvrD-helicase domain-containing protein, which yields MKNLTTKTDLTGLNDQQLKAVVSECNRLLVLAGAGSGKTKTLLHKINYLIEDKLVNANNILAVTFTKNAANEMIDRMIQAADKSGYYEQFLKTKGITFAEKYKERQSFLNKFPWLNRLTVKTIHSLCYQIIKTDGVHVFDNKFKIVADQKGNSEFIGNTAEETVSEIIEKVTINLSKNKDFILKLKRYILDYFVDFIHHHKEQEEFRPEGKFFTSLRGDKVRSKSEQYIADWLYRNSIDYVYEPEVKVEGSAFHPDFFIPQANIYLEHISNKSYPSFWKEGKMKIAGNTCIKTYDDATHNSAIFNKVLDRVIKGRISTDLSSAIVLHYEEEFSNFRKEIKRFFREVNEVRNKIVNSEKPLEQLIEEASKSDFERVRMFYELAVPIINAFNDYCTNKSFLDFDGLLTKSIQLLQEYPNIKERYQDRYKYILVDEFQDVNNLQVKLLNLLTKEETQLFCVGDDWQSIYGFRGSEIDYIVNFGEHFADSQLLTLNLNYRSTDPIVSASTEAIKKNKFQIPKEIKAVKRGGQKIKIFYEEQEGQANSFIWETIEKHVEEGISPEEILVLYRRSAMASDLKQALQKSGHKIQFKTIHSAKGLEAKVVFILGLHSNKGGFPDPWLQDKIYQVIKPSDYDHLLEEERRLFYVALTRAEDHLYLISQKGAPSDFIKDIPPEFIQNDDGQNTSVINDFILCQSCQSKLENHYRFCPECGNSLTENKEDN from the coding sequence ATGAAAAACCTAACAACCAAAACCGATTTAACCGGATTAAACGACCAACAACTCAAAGCTGTAGTATCTGAGTGTAATCGTCTGCTTGTTTTAGCAGGTGCAGGCTCAGGGAAAACGAAAACCTTACTTCACAAAATAAACTACCTAATTGAGGATAAACTTGTTAATGCAAACAATATTCTTGCCGTAACCTTTACCAAAAATGCGGCGAATGAAATGATAGATAGAATGATTCAGGCAGCCGACAAATCAGGATATTACGAGCAATTTTTAAAGACCAAAGGCATTACGTTTGCAGAAAAATATAAAGAACGCCAATCCTTTTTAAATAAATTTCCATGGTTAAATAGATTAACCGTTAAAACAATACATAGTCTGTGTTATCAAATAATAAAAACTGACGGTGTTCATGTATTTGATAATAAGTTTAAAATAGTAGCAGATCAAAAAGGCAATAGCGAATTTATAGGTAATACTGCAGAAGAGACCGTTAGCGAAATCATTGAGAAGGTTACGATAAACTTATCAAAGAATAAGGATTTCATTTTAAAATTAAAGCGATACATTTTAGATTACTTTGTAGACTTCATTCACCACCATAAAGAACAAGAGGAGTTTAGGCCAGAAGGCAAGTTTTTCACAAGTTTAAGAGGTGATAAGGTACGGTCTAAATCTGAACAATATATTGCAGATTGGTTATATCGTAATAGTATAGACTATGTTTATGAACCAGAGGTAAAAGTAGAGGGGTCTGCCTTTCATCCAGATTTTTTTATCCCTCAAGCAAATATTTACCTGGAGCATATCAGTAATAAAAGTTACCCTTCTTTTTGGAAAGAAGGTAAAATGAAGATTGCAGGAAATACCTGTATAAAAACATATGATGATGCCACTCATAATTCAGCGATATTCAATAAGGTTTTAGATCGCGTAATAAAGGGGAGAATTAGTACTGATTTAAGTTCTGCAATTGTCTTGCACTATGAGGAAGAGTTTTCAAATTTTAGAAAAGAAATAAAAAGGTTTTTTAGGGAAGTAAATGAGGTAAGAAATAAAATTGTAAACTCAGAAAAGCCCTTAGAGCAGCTTATTGAAGAGGCTTCAAAAAGTGATTTTGAAAGAGTGCGTATGTTCTATGAACTTGCAGTGCCGATTATCAATGCATTTAATGACTATTGTACCAATAAATCATTTTTGGATTTCGATGGCTTATTGACCAAGAGTATTCAATTGTTGCAGGAGTATCCCAATATAAAAGAAAGGTATCAGGATAGGTATAAATACATTCTGGTAGACGAATTTCAAGATGTAAACAACCTACAGGTAAAATTGCTTAATCTGCTTACAAAAGAGGAAACACAATTATTTTGTGTAGGGGACGATTGGCAGAGTATTTATGGTTTTAGAGGGTCTGAAATAGACTACATAGTAAATTTCGGAGAACATTTTGCAGATTCTCAGTTGTTAACACTCAATTTAAATTATAGAAGTACAGACCCTATAGTAAGTGCATCTACGGAAGCTATTAAAAAAAATAAGTTTCAAATACCAAAAGAAATAAAAGCGGTTAAACGTGGTGGTCAAAAAATTAAAATCTTTTATGAGGAGCAAGAGGGACAGGCAAATTCATTTATCTGGGAAACTATTGAAAAACATGTTGAAGAAGGTATAAGCCCCGAAGAAATATTGGTGCTTTATAGACGGTCGGCAATGGCCTCGGATTTAAAACAGGCACTCCAAAAAAGTGGTCATAAAATTCAATTCAAAACTATTCATAGTGCTAAAGGGTTAGAGGCTAAAGTAGTGTTTATTTTGGGATTACATTCAAATAAAGGAGGCTTCCCAGACCCTTGGTTACAAGATAAAATTTATCAAGTCATAAAACCAAGTGATTATGATCACTTATTGGAAGAAGAGCGAAGACTTTTTTATGTAGCATTGACACGGGCGGAAGATCATTTGTATTTAATATCACAAAAGGGAGCGCCTTCAGATTTTATAAAGGATATTCCACCTGAATTTATACAAAATGACGATGGTCAGAATACCTCTGTCATTAATGATTTTATCTTATGTCAGAGCTGTCAATCAAAATTGGAGAATCATTATAGGTTTTGTCCTGAATGCGGTAATAGTCTTACTGAGAATAAAGAGGATAATTAA
- the rnhA gene encoding ribonuclease HI: MENKEIPEIELFTDGGAEPNPGKGGFGVILSYKGRQKEFFEGYELTTNNRMELMAVIFGLEKIKTKAKVTVYSDSKYVVDGIEKGWAENWERNKWIRKKGNLVLNKDLWERLLDVIDKHIVTFNWVKGHAGHIENERCDALANKGINAEHKIKDEGYLEYLEHIDWYQEQKIEKEGDLCRKCNTAVIKKSPKKRTIKPGQNYYYEYYLFCPNCKAMYMVDDAKREVSDDNTLF; encoded by the coding sequence TTGGAAAATAAAGAAATACCAGAAATAGAACTTTTTACAGATGGTGGCGCAGAACCCAACCCTGGTAAAGGTGGTTTTGGTGTAATTCTTAGCTATAAGGGAAGGCAAAAAGAATTCTTTGAAGGTTATGAACTTACAACCAATAACCGAATGGAGTTAATGGCGGTAATTTTTGGTCTAGAAAAAATAAAAACCAAAGCAAAAGTTACGGTGTATTCAGATTCTAAATATGTGGTAGATGGCATAGAAAAAGGCTGGGCAGAAAATTGGGAACGAAACAAATGGATTAGAAAAAAAGGCAATTTAGTACTCAATAAAGACTTATGGGAAAGGTTATTGGATGTTATAGATAAACATATAGTGACTTTTAACTGGGTAAAAGGACATGCGGGTCATATAGAGAATGAACGTTGTGATGCCCTAGCGAATAAAGGTATTAACGCTGAGCATAAAATAAAGGATGAAGGATACCTAGAATATTTAGAGCATATAGACTGGTACCAAGAACAGAAAATAGAAAAAGAGGGCGATTTATGTAGAAAATGTAATACTGCCGTGATAAAAAAGAGCCCAAAGAAAAGAACGATAAAACCAGGTCAAAATTATTATTATGAGTATTATCTCTTTTGTCCAAACTGTAAAGCTATGTATATGGTAGATGATGCAAAAAGAGAAGTGTCAGATGACAACACTTTGTTTTAA
- a CDS encoding DEAD/DEAH box helicase, translating into MTKRKSILEPREVEGQLRDYQLEGIDLMNKYILDYDNSKTDLSGLVALPTGSGKTIIIASLACCLPRKGCVLVLSPRRPVVDQLFKELSGNLFLNKFKSLKSKPKKPVFDDTASEINIKSDSVICWTIQKLHKVRDTNPDLYKILIKHVNLILFDEGHYEPAPKWSMTIRAFNAPKIIFTATPFRNDFKKFDIDWDNYVYKKSYEELKEQKYLRNVIVKDLGKKGNIISTLKDAIGRFDLIKQNHKNARLIIKCDSSESIISISKELINLNRQFFSIHETFKKDFKVKNEALKPYLLNSVPKDQEDKDVEIWVHQFKLVEGIDSSKFRCLAIIDEMNNTRSLVQQIGRIIRNPRKNNEIAYVYNYTEADYVNEWNGFIDLDKTGKITKTLAEQILDDVANEVGDHQYIDKKVRIKLTKEEFVNWTEHDLKTQVLIPLKANFIEKNKLFNASQFINEYLDHNLKDKDHVFYKNIYGKNSGLYLYFTVKNSPFLANSFFPEITHQICFFKEEKDFLIFYDSGKLLPMGKDKLGIGYGLASAKLRSIFKQTDDTVFSRVALKNSNIGSLEPHSHSYMASSIQDTAPNLNDFSHFLSSTFGHYLDKKVYRDYKDPSLKDEEYQIPTYIGFGTGRVSQSEGKNVKFKEYLDWIDYLCDSLKKSFKTSNVFNRYSTEVSNKKDPIPECILLDLFELEIDISVVNNIDDSEEEINTEPLSIPEKFSVINKDSNGKYNFKLVINDIPFIIEIEYDTPRNKYILENKELSGAIETVNAEFENKVVNLIKVLNRRQCFRILTKKGLSYSGGRFYRPHFKFGNDFDQTVSPIPNMLISIDALSKIYSEKGTKNGTARDSWQDDSIFSLIARRGEGSELKNHMLENGEKEELLICTDLNTEPADFILVTDRKIAFIHVKGKGNKPNPSHGRYGASAISEICNQAVKNAHLLSIFDDSPPGNVRTWTSPWNPNKEKPYIVSNRIRTNGIPPEIDPDKHESIWNYMVKKKMDVNISKEVWLVMGHTMKRDVFLEKIGSKNPPAESKQAALTLESTLANIHSLGLKLKVFCS; encoded by the coding sequence ATGACTAAAAGAAAATCAATTCTGGAACCTAGAGAGGTTGAAGGTCAATTAAGAGATTACCAATTAGAAGGAATTGATTTAATGAATAAATACATTTTAGACTATGATAATTCTAAAACAGATTTATCAGGGTTAGTCGCTTTACCTACAGGTAGTGGGAAAACCATAATAATTGCTTCTTTAGCTTGTTGTTTGCCTAGAAAAGGTTGTGTTTTAGTCTTATCTCCAAGAAGACCGGTCGTAGATCAATTGTTCAAAGAGCTTTCAGGAAATTTGTTTTTAAATAAGTTTAAAAGTTTAAAATCAAAACCAAAAAAGCCCGTGTTTGATGATACAGCTTCGGAAATTAATATTAAGTCTGATTCGGTTATTTGTTGGACAATTCAAAAGCTACATAAGGTTCGAGATACTAATCCCGATTTATATAAAATTCTCATTAAACATGTAAACCTAATTCTATTTGATGAAGGACATTATGAGCCAGCACCTAAATGGAGTATGACAATTAGGGCTTTTAATGCTCCCAAGATTATTTTTACTGCTACACCTTTCCGTAATGATTTTAAGAAATTTGATATTGACTGGGATAATTATGTCTACAAAAAAAGTTACGAAGAATTAAAAGAACAAAAATATTTACGAAATGTGATAGTTAAGGATCTCGGTAAGAAAGGAAATATCATTAGCACTCTTAAAGATGCAATAGGCCGTTTTGATCTAATTAAACAGAATCATAAAAATGCCAGATTAATTATCAAATGCGATAGTTCTGAATCAATAATTTCAATTTCTAAGGAGTTGATAAATCTAAATAGACAGTTTTTTTCAATTCATGAAACTTTTAAAAAGGATTTTAAAGTTAAGAATGAGGCTTTGAAACCATATTTATTAAACTCAGTCCCTAAAGATCAAGAAGATAAGGATGTGGAGATTTGGGTGCATCAATTTAAGTTGGTTGAAGGAATAGACAGCAGTAAGTTTAGATGTCTAGCTATAATTGATGAAATGAACAACACTCGTTCCCTAGTTCAACAAATTGGGAGAATAATTCGTAATCCAAGAAAAAATAATGAAATAGCTTATGTATATAACTATACTGAAGCAGATTATGTTAATGAATGGAATGGCTTTATAGATTTAGATAAGACTGGTAAAATCACAAAAACATTGGCTGAACAGATATTGGATGACGTAGCAAATGAAGTAGGAGACCATCAATATATAGATAAAAAAGTAAGAATAAAATTAACCAAAGAAGAGTTTGTAAACTGGACAGAACATGATTTAAAAACTCAAGTACTAATACCGTTGAAGGCAAATTTTATTGAAAAGAATAAACTATTCAATGCTTCTCAATTCATAAATGAATATTTAGACCATAACTTAAAAGATAAAGATCATGTTTTCTATAAAAATATTTATGGTAAAAATTCAGGGCTCTATTTATATTTTACGGTTAAAAATTCACCTTTTTTAGCCAATTCTTTTTTTCCAGAAATCACTCATCAAATATGTTTTTTTAAAGAAGAAAAAGACTTTTTAATATTTTATGACTCTGGAAAATTACTTCCAATGGGTAAAGATAAATTGGGCATAGGTTATGGCTTAGCTTCAGCAAAACTACGTTCAATTTTTAAGCAAACAGATGATACTGTATTTAGCCGAGTTGCATTAAAAAATTCAAATATAGGTTCATTAGAACCACATAGTCATTCTTATATGGCATCATCAATTCAGGATACAGCACCTAATTTGAACGATTTTTCTCATTTTTTAAGCTCAACATTTGGTCATTATCTGGACAAGAAGGTTTATAGAGACTATAAGGACCCAAGCCTAAAGGATGAGGAATATCAAATACCTACATACATTGGTTTTGGTACAGGAAGAGTAAGTCAGAGCGAAGGTAAAAATGTTAAGTTCAAAGAGTATTTGGATTGGATAGATTATTTATGTGATTCACTGAAAAAATCATTCAAAACCTCTAATGTTTTTAATCGATATTCTACTGAGGTTTCTAATAAAAAAGACCCTATTCCTGAATGTATTTTACTAGATTTATTTGAACTAGAAATTGATATTAGTGTTGTCAATAATATCGATGATTCTGAAGAGGAAATTAATACTGAACCATTGTCTATTCCTGAAAAATTCTCCGTAATTAATAAAGATTCTAATGGTAAGTATAATTTTAAATTAGTTATTAACGATATTCCATTTATTATTGAAATTGAATATGATACACCTAGGAATAAATATATTTTAGAAAATAAAGAGCTTTCAGGTGCAATTGAAACTGTCAATGCTGAATTTGAAAATAAAGTTGTAAACCTAATCAAAGTCTTAAACCGAAGACAATGTTTCAGGATATTAACGAAAAAAGGGCTTTCTTATTCTGGGGGTAGATTTTATAGACCCCATTTTAAGTTTGGTAATGATTTTGATCAAACAGTATCGCCTATACCAAATATGCTGATTTCCATAGATGCTCTATCAAAAATATATTCTGAAAAAGGCACAAAAAACGGTACCGCCAGAGACTCCTGGCAGGATGATTCAATTTTTTCCTTAATCGCTAGGAGAGGAGAGGGATCAGAGTTGAAGAATCATATGTTGGAAAATGGTGAAAAAGAAGAATTATTGATTTGTACTGATTTAAATACAGAGCCAGCAGATTTTATTTTGGTAACGGATAGAAAAATAGCATTTATACATGTAAAAGGTAAAGGGAATAAACCAAATCCAAGTCACGGACGTTATGGTGCATCTGCAATAAGTGAAATTTGTAATCAAGCTGTAAAAAATGCTCATTTGTTATCAATATTTGATGATTCTCCACCTGGTAACGTTAGGACATGGACTAGTCCTTGGAATCCAAATAAGGAAAAGCCATACATCGTTTCTAATAGAATAAGAACTAATGGCATACCACCTGAAATTGATCCTGATAAACATGAATCAATTTGGAATTATATGGTAAAGAAGAAAATGGACGTAAATATATCTAAAGAGGTATGGTTGGTAATGGGGCATACAATGAAAAGAGATGTGTTTCTTGAAAAAATAGGGTCTAAGAACCCTCCTGCCGAATCTAAACAAGCTGCCCTAACGTTAGAAAGTACTTTGGCTAATATACATTCATTAGGATTAAAGTTGAAAGTGTTTTGTAGTTAG
- a CDS encoding restriction endonuclease subunit S, with protein MYLLKYFKELTVNPKNAYVLKGLILQLAIQGKLTTNWRKENSDIEPASELLDRIKKEKEKLVKEKKIRKEKVLPKIAKEETSYEIPKSWVWCRMGDLFSMSTGKGYKKSEYSLSGIKLFQIANVSFGQTSWDTTIYLPDNYASKYPEEVINEGDLVMALNRPLLKNKLKVAVLDVNDGPSIIYQRVGKFNFHLNNMSNWMLNYLQSPFFIDWLSEQVRGINIPFVNQTKLYQHITVLPPLEEQKEIVNVVETLFKEVEQLEQLTVQRIGLKEDFVTSALQQLTTNNVNQEWRFLQDHFKPFFNETSNIKKLRETVLQLAVQGKLTRSWRESHPELVSGSHHANELLKRIQKEKAQLIKDHKIKKEKPLPPITQEEIPYELPEGWVWCRLGIVTDIIAGASFKSGDFNETGGVKCIKITNAGVRNFVETDDFLPKGFNDLYPNYLIKEGDLILALTRPYIKDGLKISICPPTYNNSLLNQRVASIRSMTNNIYHPYIFTFIQSPKVLNYYKSKFDGKSQQPNMKMGDITDLLISIPPKEEQKVIVQKVNALTALCDILERELQQSQEHSEKLMHSCLREVFEGKREVCV; from the coding sequence ATGTACTTACTAAAATATTTTAAGGAACTTACAGTTAATCCTAAAAATGCCTACGTGTTAAAAGGGTTGATTCTGCAATTGGCAATACAAGGGAAATTGACTACGAATTGGAGAAAAGAAAATTCAGATATTGAACCTGCTTCGGAATTATTAGATAGAATAAAAAAAGAAAAAGAAAAGCTCGTTAAAGAGAAGAAGATAAGAAAAGAGAAAGTTTTGCCAAAAATCGCTAAAGAAGAAACCTCTTATGAAATACCTAAATCTTGGGTTTGGTGTCGAATGGGAGATTTATTTAGTATGTCAACTGGAAAAGGGTATAAAAAATCTGAATATTCTTTATCTGGAATAAAACTTTTTCAAATAGCCAATGTTAGTTTTGGACAAACATCTTGGGACACTACAATCTATTTACCTGATAATTATGCTTCAAAATATCCTGAAGAAGTAATTAATGAAGGTGATTTAGTAATGGCATTAAATCGACCATTATTGAAAAACAAGCTTAAAGTAGCTGTCCTTGATGTAAATGATGGACCCAGTATAATTTACCAAAGAGTGGGTAAGTTTAATTTTCATTTGAATAATATGTCCAATTGGATGTTAAACTACCTACAATCTCCATTTTTTATCGATTGGCTATCGGAACAAGTAAGAGGTATTAATATCCCTTTTGTTAATCAGACAAAACTTTATCAACATATTACAGTTCTTCCACCACTAGAAGAACAAAAAGAAATTGTAAACGTAGTAGAAACGCTATTTAAGGAAGTAGAACAATTAGAGCAATTAACGGTACAGCGTATTGGCTTAAAAGAAGATTTTGTCACATCAGCATTACAGCAGCTCACCACCAATAATGTAAACCAAGAATGGAGGTTTTTACAAGACCATTTTAAACCTTTCTTTAATGAAACCTCAAACATTAAAAAGTTACGAGAAACGGTTTTACAATTGGCTGTTCAAGGAAAACTGACACGATCTTGGCGAGAGAGTCATCCTGAACTAGTTTCAGGATCCCATCATGCAAATGAACTCCTAAAACGCATCCAAAAAGAGAAAGCACAACTCATTAAAGACCATAAAATAAAAAAGGAAAAGCCACTACCACCAATTACCCAAGAGGAAATTCCTTATGAATTACCTGAAGGATGGGTTTGGTGTAGGTTAGGTATAGTTACAGATATAATTGCTGGAGCTAGTTTTAAAAGTGGAGATTTTAATGAAACTGGAGGTGTGAAATGTATTAAAATCACAAATGCCGGTGTCCGGAATTTTGTTGAAACAGATGATTTTTTACCTAAAGGATTTAATGATTTATATCCCAATTATTTAATCAAGGAAGGGGATTTAATCTTAGCATTAACAAGACCTTATATAAAAGATGGTTTGAAAATATCGATTTGTCCACCGACATATAATAACTCTCTACTAAATCAACGTGTTGCTTCAATTAGGTCAATGACAAATAATATTTATCATCCTTATATATTTACTTTTATTCAATCACCAAAGGTGCTAAATTATTACAAATCAAAATTTGATGGTAAAAGTCAGCAACCTAATATGAAGATGGGTGATATAACAGATTTATTGATTTCAATTCCGCCCAAAGAAGAACAAAAAGTCATAGTTCAAAAAGTAAATGCCTTAACGGCATTATGCGATATTTTGGAACGAGAATTACAACAAAGCCAAGAACATAGTGAAAAGTTAATGCATAGTTGTTTAAGGGAGGTTTTTGAGGGAAAAAGGGAGGTATGTGTATAA